The Paenibacillus uliginis N3/975 genome has a window encoding:
- a CDS encoding collagen binding domain-containing protein: MYLFLIAALMINLLIPTSITSAADELVNPVVSEEGQFVTDETVTDEIVTDESVTEENVTDESTTDKTVTESVYKDEKDKKNPIIITKNIITGVVIKDKDGNLIETVRPDQGSRVQVDFDWKLPADHGYKDGATFTFDLPDKFKVDRVLTGDLDGGVGEYEVTPEGTVTFTFNDSIEDNEELTGYFFVWREFEESKFEGGTQQEVVFEFTETDIVTIPVHFKSKNDREIKKSGTTNKGMNPNEISWEVDFNIGEKKIDGAVFKDELPDGLKIKENSIKLYPLEVQLNGSVIPGSQLTTVTPQLSGNGFELQLGNIDSAYRVEYITEITGTSDKTYTNKATLSGSTGEILKESASVDVKFSKPLDKKSTHYDSTSQTITWAIQYNYNEQVIQQQKAWIKDTFDKNHQLLDKDSFEVYEMTINDNGSASRKTGTPLVKGTDYTVNDTAKGFELAFQNDVNVAYEIFYKTSAIKRVHEDKYTVVNKVEIADGTEKEIGRDINQVIFWKSAGEVDYAAKTIEWKLSLNDDKKTMENVVIQDSFAGQGLTFLPETLKVSGLKLDNGDGNGNYTIKPDLTYDEGFKLEFKEPTSTNHFITYKTYFDPTRVNKEPYKNKAVLNWKENNVSQPSITKSATVDPDNYTKDNGNKMGKYNAVTKEITWTIDVNYNLHNIQDAVVRDFYTGEQTFLPDSLTVHHLTLNGGSNGVDVGAEVPADKYSFEPKTENGKNGFELKLGSIDSAYRITYKTSLKGHPVAKVYSNNATLYDSQTPDKVIFEKGTSVTPKFGGEYVIKTGKQGTGENQDFAYWEVNINRSLSHIDAGAVLTDTLSSNQILVKDSFKLYEYKADSSGNLIKGGLVDESEYTLDVQGNSFKLVFVNKIETSFVLEYQSFINADNGETITNNVNFQGQSSGTVDEKNENQVIVKFSGAGGGANSPGKGNLKVIKVDADSKKPLAGAKFGLYDKSGSNLLEELVTDENGEAVFKDYKYKDYMLKELSAPDGYLIAEEYKNGSIIKFKADKPDSTVKFTIENVKGNWSVELTKVEQDDETRTLEGAVFKLQYLEGGKYSDVPKHTELTTDANGKIQLTDLKPGSYQFIEIKAPKGYKLNANPIPFTIEPNQTSPKVLVALNEIYVGAVELLKEDADTGSILAGAEFELWDAEGHVLKRDLITDQDGKLFVDQLKAGSYQFVETKSPEGYILNLEPLKFEIIDDTKVQVVFKNKLETGSVKLTKIELGRPAIKLSGAEFRILDANKVPVKNREGKEIAGLTTDSKGELQIPELRPGKYYVEETRAPYGYSIKDKLTEIEVIGGKETVVTVENIRIPVTGGGGENNPNPPVGPNPPVNPDPEKPVKPDPEKPVDPTEPGETVDPVEPTNPTDPTDSGDGTDTNPPVDGGTESGGSDNSGKNPNQGTKPTNGGNGKTPVESTKPQKPGNVLPKTGEDSPLPLQLAGFGSIVLGLALLVLRKKQVLHK, from the coding sequence ATGTATTTATTCTTAATTGCAGCTTTAATGATCAATCTCTTGATACCTACTTCAATTACCAGCGCTGCTGATGAATTAGTAAACCCGGTAGTTAGTGAAGAAGGGCAGTTTGTTACTGACGAGACTGTCACGGACGAGATTGTCACAGACGAAAGTGTCACTGAGGAGAATGTGACAGATGAGAGTACCACAGATAAGACTGTCACAGAAAGTGTTTATAAAGATGAGAAAGACAAGAAAAACCCTATCATTATAACCAAAAATATTATTACCGGTGTGGTTATAAAAGATAAGGATGGTAATCTTATTGAAACGGTCCGTCCAGACCAAGGGTCGCGTGTACAGGTTGATTTTGACTGGAAGCTTCCAGCCGATCACGGTTATAAGGACGGTGCCACCTTTACCTTCGATCTACCGGATAAATTTAAAGTAGACAGAGTATTGACTGGCGATCTGGACGGTGGAGTAGGGGAATATGAAGTGACTCCGGAAGGCACAGTCACCTTCACATTTAATGATTCGATTGAAGATAATGAAGAGCTAACAGGATACTTTTTTGTATGGAGAGAATTTGAAGAAAGCAAATTCGAGGGAGGAACTCAACAAGAGGTTGTCTTTGAGTTCACAGAAACGGATATAGTCACTATTCCTGTCCATTTTAAAAGTAAGAATGACCGTGAAATAAAGAAGAGTGGAACAACCAATAAAGGTATGAATCCTAACGAAATCAGCTGGGAAGTTGATTTTAATATTGGTGAAAAGAAGATTGATGGTGCGGTCTTTAAAGATGAACTTCCAGACGGACTGAAAATCAAAGAGAATTCCATTAAGCTGTATCCATTAGAGGTTCAATTAAATGGAAGTGTAATTCCGGGCTCACAACTTACTACTGTTACGCCCCAGCTCAGTGGGAATGGGTTTGAGCTACAGCTTGGGAATATAGACAGCGCCTATCGAGTGGAGTACATAACTGAGATCACTGGTACTTCCGACAAAACATACACTAACAAGGCGACACTTTCCGGAAGCACCGGGGAAATCCTGAAGGAATCAGCCAGTGTTGATGTGAAATTCAGCAAACCGTTGGATAAAAAGTCGACGCATTATGATTCCACTAGTCAAACGATTACCTGGGCCATTCAGTATAATTACAATGAACAGGTGATCCAACAGCAGAAAGCATGGATTAAGGATACTTTTGATAAGAATCATCAACTACTAGATAAAGATTCTTTTGAAGTATACGAGATGACGATAAACGATAACGGCAGTGCTTCACGAAAAACAGGAACGCCGCTCGTAAAGGGAACGGACTACACTGTCAATGATACGGCGAAAGGGTTCGAGTTAGCGTTTCAAAACGATGTTAACGTAGCTTATGAAATTTTCTACAAAACTTCTGCCATAAAGCGTGTGCATGAAGATAAGTACACGGTTGTAAATAAAGTTGAGATTGCAGATGGCACAGAGAAAGAGATAGGCCGTGACATTAATCAAGTAATCTTCTGGAAATCTGCAGGTGAAGTGGATTACGCGGCAAAAACGATTGAATGGAAGCTCAGTTTGAACGATGACAAGAAAACAATGGAAAATGTCGTCATCCAGGACAGTTTTGCTGGACAAGGCCTGACATTTCTACCAGAGACATTGAAGGTCAGCGGGCTTAAGTTAGATAATGGAGATGGAAATGGAAATTACACCATAAAGCCAGATCTAACATATGATGAAGGTTTTAAACTTGAGTTTAAAGAACCGACTTCGACCAACCATTTTATCACTTATAAGACTTACTTTGACCCTACACGTGTCAACAAAGAGCCTTATAAAAATAAGGCTGTGTTAAATTGGAAAGAGAATAATGTCTCTCAGCCATCCATCACTAAATCAGCAACAGTAGATCCGGATAACTATACGAAAGATAACGGTAATAAAATGGGTAAGTATAACGCAGTAACGAAGGAAATTACCTGGACGATCGATGTGAACTACAATCTTCACAACATTCAAGATGCAGTCGTTCGCGATTTCTATACAGGTGAGCAGACTTTCCTCCCGGATTCATTGACCGTACATCATTTAACCCTCAATGGGGGCTCCAATGGAGTAGATGTTGGGGCAGAGGTACCGGCTGACAAATATAGCTTTGAACCGAAAACGGAAAATGGAAAAAATGGCTTTGAATTGAAGCTTGGCTCGATTGACTCTGCTTATCGAATAACATATAAAACGAGTCTGAAAGGTCATCCCGTAGCTAAGGTATACAGCAATAATGCTACATTGTATGACTCACAGACACCGGATAAAGTGATATTTGAAAAAGGGACTTCTGTTACTCCTAAATTTGGCGGAGAATATGTAATCAAAACAGGAAAACAAGGAACAGGTGAGAATCAGGATTTTGCTTATTGGGAAGTGAACATCAATCGCAGCTTGTCTCATATCGATGCGGGCGCTGTATTAACGGACACATTATCCTCTAATCAGATACTCGTTAAGGATTCCTTTAAGCTTTATGAATATAAAGCTGATTCAAGTGGTAACTTGATTAAGGGCGGCCTGGTAGACGAGTCAGAATATACATTGGATGTCCAGGGAAATTCTTTCAAGCTCGTGTTTGTAAATAAGATTGAGACCTCGTTCGTGTTAGAATATCAGTCGTTCATTAATGCTGATAATGGCGAGACCATAACCAATAACGTTAACTTTCAAGGACAATCCTCTGGTACTGTTGATGAGAAAAATGAAAATCAAGTCATAGTGAAGTTCTCTGGAGCAGGGGGCGGAGCGAACTCCCCAGGTAAAGGCAATTTGAAAGTAATTAAAGTAGACGCCGATAGTAAGAAGCCGTTAGCAGGAGCAAAGTTCGGACTCTATGACAAATCCGGAAGCAATCTTTTGGAAGAGCTTGTGACAGATGAAAATGGGGAAGCGGTATTCAAGGATTACAAATATAAAGATTACATGCTTAAGGAATTATCCGCCCCAGACGGTTATCTGATCGCAGAAGAGTATAAGAATGGAAGCATTATTAAGTTTAAAGCTGACAAACCAGATTCTACGGTTAAGTTTACGATCGAAAATGTAAAAGGCAACTGGTCTGTAGAATTAACGAAGGTGGAGCAAGACGATGAGACCCGAACATTGGAGGGTGCAGTCTTCAAACTTCAATACCTTGAGGGCGGAAAATACAGTGATGTGCCTAAACATACAGAACTCACGACCGATGCAAACGGAAAAATCCAACTCACCGATCTGAAGCCAGGTAGCTATCAGTTCATTGAGATTAAAGCGCCAAAAGGCTACAAGCTGAATGCGAATCCGATTCCTTTTACAATCGAACCTAACCAAACATCACCTAAAGTGTTGGTTGCACTGAATGAAATTTATGTCGGTGCTGTTGAATTGTTGAAAGAGGATGCGGATACAGGAAGCATTCTTGCAGGTGCTGAGTTTGAACTTTGGGATGCGGAAGGGCATGTTCTGAAACGTGACTTGATTACAGATCAAGACGGTAAACTGTTCGTAGACCAACTGAAAGCAGGCAGCTATCAATTTGTTGAAACGAAGTCTCCTGAAGGCTATATATTGAATCTTGAACCACTGAAGTTTGAAATTATTGATGATACTAAAGTTCAGGTTGTGTTCAAGAACAAGCTAGAGACGGGTTCGGTGAAGCTGACCAAGATCGAACTAGGCCGACCAGCAATCAAATTATCCGGCGCAGAGTTCCGAATTCTGGACGCCAATAAGGTTCCGGTCAAGAACAGAGAGGGTAAGGAAATCGCAGGCCTTACTACGGATAGTAAGGGAGAACTGCAGATTCCAGAGCTCCGACCAGGTAAATATTATGTTGAAGAGACCAGAGCACCATACGGTTACAGCATAAAGGACAAACTGACTGAGATCGAAGTGATTGGCGGGAAAGAGACAGTAGTAACCGTGGAAAATATCCGTATTCCAGTTACTGGCGGTGGCGGAGAAAACAACCCGAATCCTCCTGTCGGTCCAAATCCTCCCGTTAATCCTGATCCGGAAAAACCGGTCAAACCTGATCCTGAAAAACCTGTAGATCCAACTGAACCGGGTGAAACGGTTGATCCAGTTGAACCTACTAATCCAACTGACCCAACAGATTCAGGTGACGGTACAGACACAAATCCTCCTGTCGATGGAGGGACTGAGTCGGGCGGTTCAGACAATTCAGGTAAAAATCCAAATCAAGGCACAAAGCCGACAAACGGGGGCAATGGAAAAACTCCGGTTGAAAGTACAAAGCCACAAAAACCAGGCAATGTACTTCCAAAGACAGGAGAAGATAGCCCACTTCCGTTACAATTGGCTGGATTCGGCTCCATCGTGTTAGGACTGGCATTGCTGGTTCTCAGAAAGAAACAAGTACTTCATAAATAA
- a CDS encoding hybrid sensor histidine kinase/response regulator, whose translation MMTKRKVFITLALFLVSLTLLRIGWLSFYNAPDHPKAVQGELDLRDWDISSNRPISLDGEWEFYPNQFLLHEETNHNTSTQGTDFIQVPGNWKTKFSTEHKTAEGYGSYRLRILVNPDKHQTYSLHLSNIQTSNELFANGHSLKKSGHPASTREQYTAKNAPSTVTFSSDKSEIELVIHVANFDSILEGGVLNPIRFGTGSTVGSEQSFTMSLQIMMVVILLIHAIYAAILYIIGYRQKSLIFLSLSLIFGVASILIDDSQLLLSWLPLNYEWNVKIFLLSYMGTAILLLNCVRFTLHEFTAVRSFRWLTILNLMYVMFILLAPAKYILFSVPFFYILYFPTYLVMPVLTVSIALRTSKDALLLVLVASALTTNVFWGIVKNLGFIDMMYYPFDLIIALIALASFWFKRFIQTANRTKQLAKKLQMADKLKDDFLANTSHELRTPLHGMINIAQHVLDEEKESLNKQNAQNLELLLTVGQRMSHTLNDLLDLSQLKEGRIHLELDSIRVQSVASGVVDMLKFMTEGKMITLSMDIPDSFPRVIADEKRLVQILYNLVHNAIKFTYEGTISINAELRDGQAFIHVSDTGIGMDEELKNRAFQAYEQGDTGTSTTIGGIGLGLSICQQMVKLHGGTLTVSSTPGQGSVFTFTLRLSDREEMDSIAMIETSTPYVAASNNESESDLSPLKPILASDRPKILAVDDDTVNLKILGDILSSDQYDVVKVTNGKDAILKLDSAQWDLIIADVMMPQMSGYELTRIIRERYTLSELPILLLTARSQPEDINSGFLSGANDYITKPINAFELKPRIKALTDLKRSIGQRMRLEAAYLQAQIKPHFLFNTLNSITALSEFDLPKMNDLIDAFSSYLRISFDFWNSQQLVPIRHELELVHSYLYIEKQRFENRLNFIWDVQPDIHVMIPPLSIQPLVENAVRHGVLSLSKGGTVQLRVERRDQCIEISVEDNGVGMKEDKLTPLLHFQAREKSGIGLLNTDRRLKQLYGEGLKIWSQPDQGTKVSFKIPLD comes from the coding sequence ATGATGACGAAAAGAAAAGTATTTATCACCTTAGCATTGTTTCTGGTTTCTCTCACATTGTTGCGTATTGGTTGGCTCTCTTTCTATAACGCGCCAGATCATCCGAAAGCGGTTCAGGGCGAGCTGGATTTACGAGACTGGGATATTTCGTCGAATCGCCCTATCTCATTGGATGGCGAGTGGGAATTCTACCCGAATCAATTTCTCCTTCATGAGGAGACAAACCACAACACATCCACTCAAGGTACAGATTTTATCCAGGTTCCAGGAAACTGGAAAACCAAGTTCTCAACGGAACATAAAACCGCCGAAGGTTATGGATCATATCGTTTGCGTATTTTGGTTAATCCAGACAAGCATCAAACCTATAGTCTCCATCTGTCTAATATTCAAACCTCAAACGAACTGTTTGCAAACGGCCATTCATTAAAAAAATCAGGCCATCCAGCTTCGACAAGAGAACAGTACACAGCCAAGAATGCTCCATCTACTGTAACTTTCTCTTCAGATAAGAGTGAGATCGAGCTTGTTATCCATGTGGCTAACTTTGATAGTATCCTTGAAGGTGGTGTGCTTAATCCAATCCGATTCGGAACTGGATCAACGGTAGGTAGTGAACAATCCTTTACGATGAGTCTGCAAATTATGATGGTGGTTATTCTTCTGATACACGCCATTTATGCCGCTATTTTATACATCATTGGGTACCGCCAGAAATCATTGATCTTTCTGTCTCTCTCCCTGATTTTTGGTGTTGCTTCTATACTCATCGACGACAGTCAATTGCTGCTCTCCTGGCTGCCTTTGAACTACGAATGGAATGTAAAAATATTTTTACTCTCTTATATGGGTACCGCAATATTATTGCTTAATTGTGTAAGATTTACGCTGCACGAATTCACAGCTGTCAGATCTTTTCGTTGGCTCACCATATTGAACCTGATGTATGTGATGTTCATTTTGCTGGCACCAGCGAAATATATACTGTTTTCGGTACCGTTTTTTTATATCTTATATTTTCCAACCTATCTTGTTATGCCAGTACTTACTGTGAGTATAGCTTTAAGAACCAGTAAAGACGCGTTGTTGTTAGTGCTAGTTGCCTCCGCACTCACCACCAATGTCTTTTGGGGCATTGTTAAGAATCTCGGTTTTATTGATATGATGTATTATCCTTTTGATCTGATTATTGCTTTAATTGCGTTAGCTTCATTCTGGTTTAAACGTTTTATCCAGACTGCCAATCGAACCAAACAGCTTGCGAAAAAACTCCAGATGGCTGACAAGCTAAAGGATGACTTCTTGGCGAATACCTCCCATGAATTGCGAACACCTCTTCATGGAATGATTAATATTGCTCAACATGTATTAGATGAAGAAAAAGAATCTTTGAACAAACAAAACGCTCAAAATTTAGAATTGCTCCTAACGGTTGGTCAACGCATGTCACACACGCTTAATGACTTGCTCGATTTATCACAGCTTAAAGAGGGCCGAATTCATCTGGAACTCGACAGCATTCGAGTACAATCGGTTGCTTCCGGCGTTGTTGATATGCTCAAATTTATGACTGAGGGCAAGATGATCACCTTGTCGATGGACATACCTGATTCCTTCCCTCGTGTCATTGCGGATGAGAAAAGACTCGTTCAGATTCTATACAATCTTGTTCATAACGCGATTAAATTCACGTACGAAGGAACGATATCAATTAACGCTGAATTACGTGATGGGCAGGCATTTATCCATGTCTCAGACACAGGAATCGGGATGGACGAAGAATTAAAAAATAGGGCTTTTCAGGCGTATGAGCAAGGAGATACAGGCACTTCAACAACCATTGGTGGAATAGGGCTGGGACTTAGCATCTGCCAGCAGATGGTTAAATTGCATGGCGGAACATTAACTGTAAGCTCTACACCCGGTCAGGGCTCTGTATTCACCTTCACACTCCGATTGTCTGATCGTGAAGAGATGGATTCTATTGCGATGATAGAGACTTCAACTCCGTATGTAGCAGCCAGTAACAACGAAAGCGAGTCCGATCTGTCGCCTCTAAAACCGATTCTAGCATCAGACAGACCCAAAATACTGGCAGTTGATGATGATACAGTGAACTTAAAGATTCTTGGAGACATCCTGTCGTCAGATCAATATGATGTTGTAAAAGTAACGAACGGCAAGGACGCTATTCTCAAACTAGATTCAGCTCAGTGGGATTTAATTATTGCCGACGTCATGATGCCGCAAATGTCAGGATATGAATTAACAAGGATTATTCGTGAACGGTATACTCTCTCTGAACTTCCGATTCTGCTGCTGACCGCACGTAGCCAGCCCGAAGATATTAACTCCGGATTTTTGTCAGGAGCGAATGATTATATAACAAAACCGATTAATGCGTTTGAATTGAAGCCAAGGATCAAGGCTTTAACCGACTTAAAACGTTCGATAGGCCAACGTATGCGTCTAGAGGCCGCCTACCTGCAAGCCCAAATAAAACCTCATTTCTTATTTAATACATTGAATTCCATCACTGCGTTAAGTGAATTTGACCTACCTAAGATGAATGATCTAATTGATGCGTTTAGTTCTTACCTGAGAATTAGCTTCGATTTCTGGAATTCTCAACAATTAGTCCCGATTAGGCATGAGCTTGAGCTCGTTCATTCCTATCTGTACATAGAGAAGCAGCGTTTTGAGAACAGATTGAACTTCATATGGGATGTACAACCCGATATCCATGTCATGATACCACCGTTAAGTATTCAGCCTCTTGTCGAAAATGCGGTAAGACACGGAGTTCTCAGTCTATCTAAAGGCGGAACTGTTCAACTTCGGGTGGAACGGCGGGATCAATGTATTGAAATTTCAGTTGAGGATAATGGTGTGGGTATGAAGGAAGATAAGTTAACTCCACTGCTTCACTTCCAAGCTCGGGAAAAAAGTGGGATTGGATTGCTTAATACAGACAGACGCTTGAAACAATTGTATGGCGAGGGCCTCAAGATTTGGAGTCAACCGGATCAGGGCACAAAGGTCTCTTTTAAAATCCCATTGGATTGA
- a CDS encoding ABC transporter substrate-binding protein encodes MIKKKWLNTAMVALFIAASLVGCSKSGGSEEMPKGDPNDTTPVTIQYWHSHAEAQMGGVNYMISEFQKKYPHITVEPVFQGGYTDLQKKLSAAVAANDVPAVTNVEVSVVPNFADGGLFEELTPYIKRDKVDMEDFSKGMLQAYAYKDKQYGFPLIVSTSVMIYNKTMFDKLGVQPPQKWDEIEEFNKKVTVKEGGKTSRYAFSVPGWDTWYYDPWVSNGGGSILNDDGTKTSLDMPESQRWAENFKKWFDDGSLTVGFGKGASDTMRQMFLEEKIGMVQHSSAIIKTYVENAKFEVGVSFIPGDKERKSHIGGAGIVMMKGAKDDQKEAAWKFIQFMTSAENNIRWADETGYLPTHKSVIDTDEGKKYFEKWPQYKAVFDNFDNVGPRPQHPAYPEMSNVYKDIVGEMALNGKDPVPLIKENIQKMNDILSDY; translated from the coding sequence ATGATTAAGAAAAAATGGCTTAACACGGCAATGGTCGCTTTATTTATAGCTGCATCCCTTGTCGGCTGCTCCAAAAGCGGTGGATCTGAGGAGATGCCTAAAGGCGATCCAAACGATACCACTCCGGTTACGATTCAGTATTGGCATTCCCATGCTGAAGCTCAAATGGGCGGCGTGAATTACATGATTTCGGAATTCCAAAAGAAATATCCACACATTACAGTAGAGCCGGTCTTCCAGGGCGGTTACACAGACCTTCAAAAGAAACTCAGTGCGGCTGTAGCAGCTAATGATGTTCCTGCAGTTACTAACGTGGAAGTTTCGGTTGTACCAAACTTTGCCGATGGCGGATTATTTGAAGAACTGACGCCTTATATCAAACGCGATAAAGTGGATATGGAAGACTTCTCTAAAGGTATGCTTCAAGCTTACGCTTATAAAGATAAGCAGTATGGATTTCCGTTGATCGTTAGCACAAGCGTAATGATTTATAACAAAACGATGTTTGACAAACTTGGTGTACAGCCTCCGCAAAAGTGGGACGAAATTGAGGAGTTTAACAAAAAGGTTACGGTTAAAGAAGGCGGTAAAACGAGTCGTTACGCATTCTCCGTTCCCGGTTGGGATACATGGTACTACGATCCGTGGGTTTCCAACGGTGGCGGATCGATCCTGAATGATGATGGAACGAAAACTTCATTGGATATGCCAGAAAGTCAGCGTTGGGCAGAAAATTTCAAAAAATGGTTCGATGACGGTTCATTAACGGTCGGCTTTGGCAAAGGTGCTTCCGACACGATGCGTCAGATGTTTTTAGAAGAAAAGATCGGTATGGTGCAGCACTCCTCGGCAATTATTAAAACCTATGTTGAAAATGCTAAATTTGAAGTCGGTGTATCTTTTATCCCTGGTGATAAAGAGCGTAAATCTCATATCGGCGGCGCAGGTATCGTCATGATGAAAGGCGCGAAGGATGACCAGAAAGAAGCAGCTTGGAAATTCATTCAGTTCATGACCTCTGCCGAGAACAATATCAGATGGGCAGACGAAACAGGTTACCTGCCAACGCACAAATCCGTGATCGATACGGATGAAGGCAAAAAATATTTTGAGAAATGGCCTCAATATAAAGCTGTATTCGATAACTTCGATAACGTGGGACCTCGTCCTCAGCACCCGGCTTATCCGGAAATGAGCAATGTGTACAAAGACATTGTCGGCGAAATGGCTCTGAATGGAAAAGACCCGGTTCCATTGATCAAAGAGAACATTCAGAAAATGAACGACATTCTGTCTGATTATTAA
- a CDS encoding response regulator translates to MDLKVIVVDDEWLALKKMEKLLVERSELDVKVELVGIFNDPYQALELAQQEKVDIAFLDVQMPEIDGFELAERFQQIQPHIRIIFVTAYQEYAVKAFEMNALDYLLKPVHQTRLATTLKRAVESNVTSKPLPKDAAPLTLCCLQSLHYIDTLGNVRFFPWKTLKAPELFAYLVYYRNKTVSKQMLIDLLWPGYDAERATAQLYTAIYQIRKIIKAAGLDLEIKYKDEGYRMVWGTLRLDVDDWENDVRQAAEVTPDTLDNHLSIKARYTGDFLEEHRYLWAEYEQDRIRLIWLDHVKQIAECYISQGQYTEAILLYQEMKEKVPDMEEGYFGLMKVHALLNHQAEVRKQFQLISNIFKEEFDVPPSKELTDWYEQWNNDIQRLNLKIGRM, encoded by the coding sequence ATGGACTTGAAGGTGATCGTTGTTGACGATGAATGGCTCGCTCTGAAAAAGATGGAAAAGCTGTTAGTAGAGAGATCCGAATTGGATGTTAAGGTTGAGTTGGTCGGGATTTTTAATGATCCATACCAAGCTTTAGAATTGGCTCAGCAGGAAAAGGTGGATATAGCATTTCTGGATGTACAGATGCCGGAGATTGACGGATTTGAATTGGCTGAAAGATTTCAGCAGATTCAACCGCATATTCGGATTATTTTCGTTACGGCTTATCAAGAATATGCTGTAAAGGCGTTTGAGATGAACGCACTCGATTATTTGCTGAAACCGGTACACCAGACCAGACTGGCAACGACATTAAAGCGCGCTGTTGAATCGAACGTGACAAGTAAGCCATTACCGAAGGATGCAGCTCCACTCACACTCTGTTGTTTGCAAAGCTTGCATTATATCGATACATTAGGAAATGTCCGATTTTTTCCCTGGAAAACATTAAAGGCCCCCGAACTATTTGCTTATCTTGTATATTATCGAAATAAAACTGTGAGCAAGCAAATGCTGATTGATTTGTTATGGCCAGGGTACGATGCTGAAAGAGCAACAGCTCAGTTGTATACAGCGATTTACCAAATTCGAAAAATTATTAAAGCTGCCGGACTTGATCTGGAGATTAAATATAAAGATGAAGGCTACCGAATGGTATGGGGGACGTTGAGGCTGGATGTGGATGATTGGGAGAATGATGTTCGTCAAGCTGCTGAGGTTACTCCTGATACACTCGACAATCACCTATCCATAAAAGCACGTTACACAGGTGACTTTCTGGAAGAGCATCGCTATTTGTGGGCGGAGTACGAGCAAGACCGAATTCGTTTGATTTGGCTGGACCATGTGAAGCAAATTGCAGAATGCTACATATCCCAAGGTCAATATACGGAAGCAATACTGCTGTATCAAGAAATGAAAGAAAAGGTACCTGATATGGAAGAGGGCTATTTTGGCTTAATGAAGGTACATGCGTTACTCAACCACCAGGCTGAAGTTCGGAAACAATTCCAACTCATCTCGAACATTTTTAAAGAGGAATTTGATGTTCCTCCCAGTAAAGAGTTAACGGATTGGTACGAGCAATGGAACAACGACATACAAAGATTAAACCTGAAGATAGGACGAATGTAA
- a CDS encoding class D sortase, producing MKIKITAVLLIVFGIFILFYPTLAEKYHDNQQEKIVREWQNSMQNISNGDESVEESQQSRISVSNTSAANESESSEEDSESKENASSKLSSYPNAEGILTIEKIDLLQPILHGATQKNLNTTVASVENTGRAGEIGNYAVAGHRNRTYGRNFNRLDEIEKGDKIQVNNGEELYEYTVTEKLYVKPEEVWVLDPNGKDKEITLITCHPMVNPTHRIIVKGKIEG from the coding sequence ATGAAAATAAAAATAACAGCTGTTCTGCTTATTGTATTTGGAATTTTTATTCTTTTTTATCCGACACTTGCAGAAAAGTATCATGATAATCAGCAAGAAAAGATTGTGAGAGAATGGCAAAACAGCATGCAAAACATTAGTAATGGTGATGAGTCTGTGGAAGAGAGTCAGCAGTCACGAATATCCGTTAGCAACACAAGTGCGGCGAATGAAAGCGAAAGCTCGGAGGAGGATTCAGAGTCCAAGGAAAATGCAAGTTCAAAATTAAGCAGCTATCCCAATGCAGAAGGTATTCTAACGATAGAAAAGATTGATTTGCTTCAGCCTATACTTCACGGGGCGACGCAAAAGAATTTGAATACGACCGTGGCAAGTGTTGAGAATACGGGAAGAGCGGGTGAAATCGGCAACTATGCCGTGGCAGGTCACAGGAATCGTACATACGGAAGAAACTTCAACAGGCTCGATGAAATTGAAAAAGGGGATAAAATTCAGGTTAACAACGGAGAGGAATTATATGAATATACCGTTACGGAAAAATTATATGTAAAGCCTGAGGAAGTGTGGGTGCTGGATCCCAATGGTAAAGATAAAGAAATAACGCTGATCACTTGTCACCCTATGGTTAACCCTACACATCGTATTATCGTTAAAGGAAAAATAGAAGGATGA